The following proteins come from a genomic window of Flavobacteriaceae bacterium MAR_2010_188:
- a CDS encoding fumarase, class II, giving the protein MEYRIEKDTMGEVQVPASKLWGAQTERSRNNFKIGPNASMPLDIIYAFAYLKKAAAYANHELGVLDEHKRDLISQVCDEILDGKHDNEFPLVIWQTGSGTQSNMNVNEVIANRAQQIEGKEIGKGEKVIQPNDDVNKSQSSNDTFPTGMHIAAYKKIVEVTIPGIVELRNTLHQKSLDYMDCVKIGRTHLMDATPLTLGQEFSGYVSQLDHGINAIENTLSHLSELALGGTAVGTGLNTPKGYDVLVAKYIAEFTGHPFVTAKNKFEALAAHDAIVESHGALKQVAVSLNKIANDIRMMASGPRSGIGEITIPANEPGSSIMPGKVNPTQSEALTMVCAQVFGNDVAITVGGTQGHYELNVFKPLMAANILSSAQLIGDACRSFNEHCAVGIEPNYKVIEKLLNNSLMLVTALNTKIGYYKAAEIANTAHENGTTLKEEAINLGYVTADEYDEWVIPKNMVGNID; this is encoded by the coding sequence ATGGAATATAGGATAGAAAAAGATACCATGGGAGAGGTACAAGTTCCCGCTTCCAAACTATGGGGCGCCCAAACAGAAAGATCGCGTAACAATTTTAAAATCGGCCCAAATGCGTCGATGCCGTTAGATATTATTTATGCCTTTGCCTATTTAAAGAAAGCGGCAGCATATGCAAATCACGAATTAGGAGTTTTGGATGAACATAAACGAGACTTAATTTCGCAGGTATGTGACGAAATCCTTGATGGTAAGCATGATAATGAATTTCCACTCGTGATATGGCAAACCGGTTCCGGTACACAGAGCAATATGAACGTAAATGAGGTTATTGCCAACCGCGCGCAGCAGATTGAAGGAAAAGAAATTGGTAAGGGAGAAAAAGTCATTCAGCCAAATGATGATGTAAATAAATCACAATCGTCTAATGATACCTTCCCAACCGGGATGCATATCGCGGCCTACAAGAAAATTGTGGAGGTCACCATCCCTGGTATCGTCGAATTGCGAAATACTTTGCATCAAAAGTCATTAGATTATATGGACTGTGTGAAGATTGGTAGAACTCATTTAATGGATGCGACACCACTAACATTGGGACAGGAATTTTCGGGATATGTTTCTCAATTAGACCACGGAATTAATGCCATCGAAAACACTTTATCTCATCTTTCTGAATTGGCGTTGGGCGGGACGGCCGTCGGAACTGGGCTTAACACACCTAAAGGATATGATGTTTTGGTGGCGAAATATATCGCGGAATTCACTGGACATCCATTTGTAACGGCTAAAAATAAGTTTGAAGCACTTGCAGCCCACGATGCGATTGTAGAATCACACGGCGCTCTTAAACAAGTTGCTGTTTCGTTGAATAAAATCGCAAACGATATTAGAATGATGGCTTCAGGACCAAGATCTGGAATTGGAGAAATTACAATTCCTGCCAACGAACCAGGAAGTTCAATCATGCCGGGGAAAGTGAATCCGACTCAATCGGAAGCCTTGACAATGGTATGCGCTCAAGTTTTTGGAAACGATGTGGCAATCACTGTAGGTGGCACTCAAGGTCATTATGAATTAAATGTTTTTAAACCTCTTATGGCGGCTAATATTTTGAGTTCAGCCCAATTGATAGGCGATGCCTGTAGAAGTTTTAACGAACATTGTGCAGTAGGAATTGAACCTAATTATAAAGTGATTGAAAAACTTTTGAATAATTCTCTAATGTTAGTCACGGCATTGAATACCAAAATTGGTTATTACAAGGCTGCAGAAATCGCTAATACCGCACATGAAAATGGCACCACTTTAAAAGAAGAAGCTATTAATTTAGGATATGTTACTGCAGATGAATATGATGAATGGGTAATTCCTAAAAATATGGTAGGAAATATAGATTAA
- a CDS encoding Por secretion system C-terminal sorting domain-containing protein: protein MKHTLLACLLLVFSIAELSAQITFQSKTNITTATGVNPYVMTSGNLNSDDLKDIVVVTRTGNTIEWYKNDLNNSGNFIKQTNITTTLTTIIGVNIADLNNDGFNDIIASGGGNNKLAWYPNNQSGGFGGERIISGVLTGPGHIVTGKIDANSSIDVAVADYGANSVLWFANDGSGTFSSANTVVNVPNSGPLDLDMADFDGDGDLDVVVAYNILGTVELYDNKLIQTGSVSFTKYDNTVSTGSDYIFDVSFADVNDDDILDIIKADVGGAGDATYYTTSSNTTSTTFNGTALTTSLTRIATATVADFNNDGYNDVLITSAQTTGADAVILESNNDGTFKPETIIADGLKQVYSVTVADFGNDGDQDIAMLSYQDSSIYFSLNNLIALGLDDANPNAFKLYPNPTANELTLQSNNNLVSDYTIFNNLGQKIISSALDVSKKINVSSLEAGLYFLKLNNYAETFKFIKE, encoded by the coding sequence ATGAAACACACTTTACTCGCATGTCTTTTATTAGTATTTTCAATAGCCGAATTGTCCGCTCAGATTACATTTCAATCTAAAACGAATATTACCACGGCAACTGGTGTTAATCCATACGTCATGACTTCAGGAAACTTAAACTCTGATGATTTGAAAGATATCGTAGTTGTTACTAGAACTGGTAATACTATAGAATGGTATAAAAATGATTTAAATAATTCCGGGAATTTCATTAAGCAAACAAATATTACCACAACGTTGACTACAATAATTGGTGTTAATATTGCTGACCTAAACAATGACGGTTTCAACGATATTATAGCCTCAGGTGGAGGTAATAATAAATTGGCCTGGTATCCAAATAACCAATCTGGTGGCTTCGGAGGAGAGCGAATTATATCTGGAGTATTAACTGGTCCAGGTCATATCGTTACTGGAAAGATAGATGCAAATTCATCAATAGATGTTGCAGTGGCTGACTACGGAGCTAATAGTGTGCTGTGGTTCGCAAACGATGGATCGGGTACTTTTTCATCGGCCAATACAGTTGTAAATGTTCCGAACAGCGGTCCTTTAGATTTGGATATGGCTGATTTTGATGGAGACGGCGATTTAGATGTCGTGGTAGCATATAACATATTAGGGACCGTGGAATTATATGATAATAAGCTTATCCAAACAGGCAGCGTGTCATTTACAAAATATGATAATACCGTGTCGACAGGAAGCGACTATATCTTTGACGTATCTTTTGCCGATGTTAACGATGATGACATTTTAGACATTATAAAAGCCGATGTAGGCGGTGCGGGAGATGCTACATACTACACTACATCCTCCAATACTACTTCGACAACATTCAACGGAACTGCTCTTACAACTTCATTAACTAGAATTGCTACTGCCACAGTCGCAGATTTTAATAATGATGGTTATAACGATGTACTTATAACTAGTGCACAAACCACTGGAGCTGATGCGGTTATTTTAGAAAGTAATAATGATGGAACATTTAAACCAGAAACTATTATAGCAGATGGTTTAAAACAGGTCTATTCTGTTACAGTGGCCGATTTTGGTAATGATGGTGATCAGGATATTGCTATGTTGAGTTATCAAGATAGCTCTATTTATTTTAGTTTGAATAACCTAATTGCTTTAGGACTTGATGATGCAAATCCCAATGCATTCAAACTTTATCCTAACCCCACTGCCAACGAATTAACTTTACAAAGTAACAATAACCTCGTCAGTGATTATACTATCTTTAATAATCTTGGCCAAAAAATTATATCTTCAGCCTTAGATGTATCTAAGAAAATCAACGTTTCTAGTCTAGAAGCTGGACTATATTTTTTAAAGTTGAATAATTATGCTGAAACCTTTAAGTTTATAAAGGAATAG
- a CDS encoding imidazolonepropionase, whose protein sequence is MSVSILIKNIKQLIQTRATNITIVKGKDMASLPILENAYVLIENDTIVEFGPMEDQLDFDVETIIDAAGKIVMPTWFDSHTHIVYAGNRVQEFVDRINGLSYNEIAENGGGILNSAALLQQTSEGDLYEQALSRISEVITQGTGGLEIKSGYGLNTASELKMLRVIRRLKKELQIPIKATLLAAHAVPNDYKNTKQEYIKQIIDELIPAVKDERLADFIDVFCEKGYFDLDDTDKILEAGTKAGFIPKIHVNQFNSFGGVEVAVNHKALSVDHLEELKEADIEALKHSNTMPVALPACSYFLSIPYTPARTIIDAGLPIALASDYNPGSTPSGNMNFVVSSACVKMKMTPEEAINAATINGAYAMGISNQYGSICRGKKANIMITKKIPNYQFIPYSFGSNLIETVIIHGEIMK, encoded by the coding sequence ATGTCTGTGTCGATACTAATTAAAAACATTAAACAACTTATACAAACTAGGGCAACCAACATTACCATTGTAAAAGGTAAGGATATGGCCTCTCTCCCTATTCTAGAAAATGCTTACGTTCTGATTGAAAACGATACTATCGTGGAATTTGGACCAATGGAAGACCAACTCGATTTTGATGTGGAAACGATTATCGATGCGGCAGGAAAAATTGTGATGCCCACTTGGTTCGATTCTCATACCCACATTGTCTATGCCGGAAATCGGGTGCAAGAATTCGTAGACAGAATCAATGGACTTAGTTATAATGAAATCGCCGAAAATGGTGGCGGAATATTAAATTCGGCAGCATTGCTTCAACAAACCTCTGAAGGGGATTTGTACGAACAAGCGCTAAGCCGTATAAGCGAAGTTATTACCCAAGGCACCGGAGGACTAGAAATTAAGTCTGGTTATGGCCTTAATACGGCTTCAGAACTAAAGATGCTTAGGGTTATTAGAAGGCTTAAGAAAGAGCTTCAGATTCCAATCAAGGCTACGTTGCTCGCCGCACACGCCGTTCCGAATGACTATAAGAATACTAAGCAAGAGTATATAAAGCAGATTATAGATGAGTTAATTCCGGCAGTAAAAGATGAACGTCTGGCCGATTTTATAGATGTCTTCTGTGAAAAGGGATACTTCGACTTAGACGATACCGATAAAATACTCGAAGCGGGAACGAAGGCGGGATTCATTCCAAAAATTCATGTTAACCAATTTAATTCTTTTGGTGGAGTTGAAGTCGCAGTAAATCACAAAGCGCTATCGGTTGATCATTTAGAAGAACTAAAAGAAGCAGACATTGAGGCATTAAAACATTCCAATACCATGCCAGTTGCCCTACCAGCATGCTCCTACTTTTTGAGCATTCCCTATACTCCTGCAAGAACGATAATAGACGCAGGTTTACCGATTGCATTAGCCTCAGATTATAACCCTGGCTCTACTCCAAGTGGAAATATGAATTTCGTAGTCAGTTCTGCTTGCGTTAAAATGAAAATGACTCCAGAAGAAGCCATTAATGCAGCTACAATAAATGGCGCCTATGCTATGGGGATTTCAAATCAATATGGGAGTATTTGTCGTGGAAAAAAGGCGAATATCATGATAACCAAAAAAATACCGAACTATCAGTTTATCCCGTATTCCTTCGGTTCTAACCTAATTGAAACGGTAATTATTCACGGGGAAATTATGAAATAA
- a CDS encoding formiminoglutamase codes for MDHLSLIKPTEISSIINQRPKEAKFGEYVKILSNLQNIYDQLTDLDVKYVIFGIQEDIGVVANCGKQGTSRAWDAFLKVLLNIQSNSFTNPSDALILGTLQFEEYAGKLHKWDEKPSKKIKKARKFVEDIDKEVAHVVYSILKAGKIPIAIGGGHNNSYGMIKGTSLFLQQSIGCINFDAHSDFRPEEGRHSGNGFTYAFAEGFLKRYFIFGLHENYTSENVLMNLKKLNAIDYITFEDICIRLKQDFNSQMDNALKHMDSNPFGIEIDCDAIKDIPSSAMTPSGFQIEDARRFINFFAQLNEAKYLHICEAVPDDTNENYVGKMISYLVTDFIRANAR; via the coding sequence ATGGATCATTTATCTCTGATTAAACCTACCGAAATTAGTAGTATAATAAACCAACGACCTAAAGAAGCCAAATTCGGCGAATATGTTAAAATTCTTTCTAACCTTCAAAACATATACGATCAGTTAACAGATTTGGACGTTAAATATGTAATTTTTGGAATTCAAGAAGATATTGGCGTTGTTGCTAACTGCGGTAAACAGGGTACTTCTAGGGCATGGGATGCGTTTCTCAAAGTTTTGTTAAATATACAATCTAATAGTTTCACTAACCCTTCTGATGCCTTGATATTAGGCACATTACAGTTTGAAGAATATGCTGGGAAATTGCATAAATGGGACGAAAAACCTTCAAAAAAAATAAAAAAAGCGAGAAAGTTTGTTGAAGATATTGATAAGGAAGTAGCCCACGTTGTGTATTCCATTTTAAAGGCAGGGAAAATTCCGATTGCTATCGGCGGCGGACACAACAATTCATACGGAATGATCAAAGGTACTTCTCTATTTCTTCAACAATCAATAGGATGTATTAATTTTGATGCTCACTCCGACTTTAGACCCGAAGAAGGCCGTCACAGCGGAAATGGCTTCACCTACGCCTTTGCAGAAGGTTTTCTTAAACGTTACTTCATTTTTGGCCTTCATGAAAATTATACCTCCGAAAATGTTTTAATGAACCTGAAGAAATTAAATGCGATTGATTACATAACTTTTGAAGATATCTGCATTCGACTTAAACAAGATTTTAATTCGCAAATGGACAATGCCTTAAAACATATGGATTCTAATCCTTTCGGCATTGAGATTGATTGTGATGCCATTAAAGACATCCCTTCTAGCGCCATGACCCCGAGTGGATTTCAGATTGAGGATGCGAGGCGTTTTATAAACTTCTTTGCACAATTGAACGAAGCAAAATATTTGCATATCTGTGAAGCGGTGCCAGACGATACAAACGAAAATTACGTTGGCAAGATGATCAGCTATCTTGTTACAGATTTTATCAGAGCCAATGCACGTTAA
- a CDS encoding Acetyltransferase (GNAT) domain-containing protein, giving the protein MHVKIIPYSHELKKDFYNLNVEWLKTYFYVEAFDEEVLSKPDHYIIDKGGYIFFAQIKSEIVGTFALMPTANKNVLELTKMAVSPDYRGHRIGQDLMEHCIQFSKDLKLEKLILYSNTILENAIHIYRKYGFVEIPVEANSPYKRSNIKMELQFD; this is encoded by the coding sequence ATGCACGTTAAAATCATCCCCTACTCCCATGAGCTAAAAAAGGATTTTTATAATCTAAATGTAGAATGGCTAAAAACATATTTTTATGTTGAAGCCTTCGACGAAGAAGTCCTTAGTAAACCTGATCATTATATAATCGATAAAGGAGGTTACATTTTCTTCGCCCAGATAAAATCCGAAATTGTCGGGACATTTGCGCTCATGCCAACTGCGAATAAAAACGTTCTTGAGTTAACCAAAATGGCAGTCTCTCCAGATTATCGGGGACATAGAATCGGGCAGGATTTAATGGAACATTGTATTCAATTTTCTAAAGATTTAAAACTTGAAAAATTGATTTTATATTCTAACACCATTCTAGAAAATGCAATTCACATTTATAGAAAATATGGTTTTGTAGAAATTCCTGTTGAAGCTAACTCGCCCTATAAAAGAAGCAATATTAAAATGGAATTACAATTTGATTAA